From the genome of Thermoanaerobaculia bacterium, one region includes:
- a CDS encoding secretin and TonB N-terminal domain-containing protein translates to MTPAVLFLLAAAKARPATARPAPKSGVVVIGESGRRFRGAPISLDLKDADLVDVCLSFSKIARANVVVDPGVRGSVTVRLEDVPWDQALDLILRMNGYAMTREPRIIRIGRPEALAP, encoded by the coding sequence ATGACCCCGGCGGTCCTGTTTCTCCTGGCCGCGGCGAAGGCGCGACCCGCGACGGCGCGGCCGGCGCCGAAGTCCGGCGTCGTCGTCATCGGCGAGAGCGGCCGACGCTTTCGCGGCGCGCCGATTTCCCTCGACCTGAAGGACGCCGATCTCGTCGACGTCTGCCTGTCGTTCTCGAAGATCGCCAGAGCCAACGTGGTCGTCGATCCGGGCGTCCGCGGCTCCGTGACGGTCAGGCTCGAGGACGTCCCGTGGGACCAGGCGCTCGACCTCATCCTGCGGATGAACGGCTACGCCATGACGCGCGAGCCGCGAATCATCCGGATCGGGAGGCCCGAGGCGCTCGCGCCCTGA
- a CDS encoding aconitase family protein, translated as MPERTVRFPGRILFLTEDPDLIRRQLAGEDLDWNPTIALRDDISTDEITPGWTCYYFDERLGDYPYVGLTCRGEKPIGKGDIRAGGFSVCVSGKRRGKGSSREQSPYAERSAGIRLVIAENIERIYRQNCQNLGVLTSTDFGLLDRIRRGEEIPLAEFSKDADAITREIVERGGLFPYNVARLAGEVVPPTPSSAPGPMTLAEKILARHFVADAATGRLGVPSVRPGDAGFVRTDFRFSHEYVTPMAASFFETNLGVDAKVSDPASILFFRDHLTFLKYVMPPDRVAAGLLDAANELATRQAEFAEKQGIRLHGEVASGGSEGICHSVMYQDYALPGQVIIGSDSHTPHSGALGCVAFGVGTTDVFNSWTTRDVRVTVPESVRIEIRGEKPAGITAKDFMLAILAHPYVKEGKAIGKILEYTGEAVRALSVDERATMTNMAAEVGAFTGIVAPDAKTVDFLAAHRGMPRAEAERLCEGLASDADARWSETLVFDASRIDSMVALPGDPGNGKPLSDLGDVAIEIAYGGSCTAGKRSDMDMYAAVCAEAVRRGRKVADGVTFWIQFGSQDVKRYCEEKGYLALFEKAGAKTIDPSCGACINAGPGVSTRKDQVTVSAINRNFPGRSGPGQMYLASPYTVAASAFEGKIAAWKPAAIR; from the coding sequence ATGCCGGAGCGCACCGTTCGTTTTCCCGGACGCATCCTCTTCCTGACCGAGGACCCGGACCTGATCCGCCGGCAGCTCGCCGGCGAAGATCTCGACTGGAACCCCACGATTGCGCTCCGCGACGACATCTCGACCGACGAGATCACGCCCGGCTGGACCTGCTACTACTTCGACGAACGGCTCGGCGACTACCCGTACGTCGGCCTCACCTGCCGCGGCGAGAAGCCGATCGGCAAGGGGGACATCCGCGCGGGCGGTTTCTCCGTCTGCGTGTCGGGAAAGCGCCGGGGCAAGGGCTCCTCGCGCGAGCAATCGCCCTATGCCGAACGCTCCGCCGGAATCCGTCTCGTGATCGCCGAGAACATCGAGCGGATCTACCGCCAGAACTGCCAGAACCTGGGCGTCCTCACGTCGACGGACTTCGGCCTGCTCGACCGGATCCGGCGCGGCGAGGAGATCCCGCTCGCGGAGTTCTCGAAAGACGCGGACGCGATCACCCGCGAGATCGTCGAGCGCGGCGGGCTGTTCCCCTACAACGTCGCGCGTCTGGCGGGAGAAGTCGTCCCGCCGACGCCTTCGAGCGCTCCCGGCCCCATGACGCTCGCCGAGAAGATCCTCGCGCGGCACTTCGTCGCCGACGCGGCGACGGGGCGGCTCGGCGTGCCGTCGGTGCGCCCCGGCGACGCCGGCTTCGTCCGCACCGATTTCCGCTTCTCGCACGAATACGTGACGCCGATGGCGGCCTCCTTCTTCGAGACGAATCTCGGCGTCGACGCGAAGGTCTCCGATCCCGCTTCGATCCTCTTCTTCCGCGACCACCTCACGTTCCTGAAGTACGTCATGCCGCCCGACCGCGTCGCCGCGGGGCTCCTCGACGCCGCCAACGAGCTCGCCACGCGGCAGGCGGAGTTCGCGGAGAAGCAGGGAATCCGGCTCCACGGCGAGGTCGCGAGCGGCGGCTCGGAGGGGATCTGCCACTCGGTGATGTACCAGGACTACGCGCTGCCGGGACAGGTCATCATCGGATCGGATTCCCACACGCCCCATAGCGGGGCGCTCGGGTGCGTCGCGTTCGGCGTCGGGACGACGGACGTCTTCAACTCGTGGACGACCCGCGACGTGCGCGTGACCGTGCCGGAGTCCGTCCGGATCGAGATCCGCGGCGAGAAGCCGGCCGGCATCACCGCGAAGGACTTCATGCTCGCGATCCTCGCGCATCCCTACGTCAAGGAGGGAAAGGCGATCGGGAAGATCCTCGAGTACACGGGCGAAGCGGTGCGCGCCCTCTCGGTCGACGAGCGCGCGACGATGACGAACATGGCGGCCGAAGTCGGCGCGTTCACCGGCATCGTCGCGCCCGACGCGAAGACGGTCGACTTCCTCGCCGCGCACCGCGGGATGCCGAGGGCGGAGGCCGAGCGCCTCTGCGAGGGGCTCGCGTCGGACGCCGACGCCCGGTGGTCCGAGACCCTCGTCTTCGACGCCTCCCGGATCGACAGCATGGTCGCGCTCCCCGGAGACCCCGGCAACGGAAAGCCCCTCTCCGATCTCGGCGACGTGGCGATCGAGATCGCCTACGGCGGCTCGTGCACGGCGGGGAAGCGCTCGGACATGGACATGTACGCGGCCGTCTGCGCGGAGGCCGTGCGCCGGGGACGGAAAGTCGCCGACGGCGTGACGTTCTGGATCCAGTTCGGCTCGCAGGACGTCAAGCGCTACTGCGAGGAGAAAGGGTATCTGGCGCTCTTCGAGAAGGCGGGAGCGAAGACGATCGACCCTTCCTGCGGCGCCTGCATCAACGCGGGGCCGGGAGTCTCGACGCGCAAGGACCAGGTGACCGTCTCCGCGATCAACCGCAACTTCCCCGGCCGCTCCGGGCCGGGACAGATGTATCTGGCCTCGCCGTACACCGTCGCGGCCAGCGCATTCGAAGGAAAGATCGCCGCGTGGAAGCCCGCCGCAATCCGGTGA